The following are encoded together in the Daucus carota subsp. sativus chromosome 5, DH1 v3.0, whole genome shotgun sequence genome:
- the LOC108223802 gene encoding glutamate receptor 3.5, whose translation MDSHVLARAVVCIFLLCMQVPVEVGGRIGSVKLDVVNVGALFTVNSAIGRSVKPAIMAAVDDVNSDSGILQRRRLNLIMSDTNCSGFLGTIEALQLMVDDVVAAIGPQSSGIAHVISHVVNELHVPLLSFGATDPTLSALQFPYFLRTTQSDYFQMQAIADLVEYYKWREVIAIFVDDDYGRSGISALGDALAKNRASISYKAAFTPGAPTSDINDLLDGVNLMESRVYVVHVNPDTGLRVFDVAKRLGMMSTSYVWIATDWLCSVMDSSETVDPEKMDLLQGVVALRHYTPDTDLKKSFSDRWKKIKEKESLNFNSYALYAYDSVWLLARALDVLLSEGDNISFSYDHKLRDTNGSSLHLSTLRRFDQGDKLLQILTTMNFTGRSGQIKFDLERNLINPAFEILNIGGTGSRRIGYWSNHSGLSVTTPETSSMENVTKSANNQHLYDVIWPGETIKVPRGWVFPNNGKPLQIAVPYRVTYKEFVTKDKGPMGVKGYCIDVFEAAVDLLPYPVPRTYILYGNGERNPSFSNLVYDVSQHKYDAAVGDITIVTNRTRIVDFTQPYMESGLVVVVPVKRVKSSAWAFLKPFSWEMWFVTGAFFLFVGSVVWILEHRTNNEFRGSPRQQLITVFWFSFSTMFFAHRENTVSTLGRLVLILWLFVVLIINSSYTASLTSILTVQQLSSQIEGIDSLVSNNVPIGVQDGSFALNYLIDELNIAVSRIKILKTQDEYLNELLKGPKKGGVAAIVDELPYIQLFLSNVNCEFKTVGQEFTRSGWGFAFQRDSPLAVDLSTAILQLSENGDLQRIHDKWLSKDTCSAQSNQVDDNRLSLNSFWGLFLICGIACFVSLIVFFCRVYCQYLRYAPEDADDGLEDPESVGCVKGTSRTTSFKDFVDKKETDIKEMLRRKSNDSRRESRDGKQQTSQNSDVQLSSPS comes from the exons CTTTGCAGCTGATGGTTGACGACGTGGTTGCTGCAATCGGTCCGCAGTCATCTGGGATAGCTCATGTTATATCCCATGTCGTGAATGAACTTCATGTACCTTTGCTCTCCTTTGGAGCTACAGACCCCACTCTTTCTGCCTTACAGTTTCCATATTTCCTCCGTACCACACAAAGTGATTATTTTCAGATGCAGGCTATAGCTGATCTAGTTGAATACTATAAATGGAGAGAAGTAATAGCCATTTTTGTTGACGATGATTATGGCAGGAGTGGAATTTCCGCGCTAGGTGATGCACTTGCTAAGAATCGTGCCTCGATTTCTTACAAGGCTGCCTTTACTCCCGGAGCCCCTACAAGTGACATCAATGATTTGTTAGATGGCGTAAATCTGATGGAATCCCGAGTGTATGTTGTACATGTAAATCCTGACACAGGTCTCAGAGTATTTGATGTAGCAAAGCGACTTGGGATGATGTCTACTAGCTATGTTTGGATTGCTACAGATTGGCTTTGTTCTGTTATGGATTCATCAGAAACAGTGGATCCTGAGAAAATGGATCTTCTACAGGGAGTTGTTGCACTTCGCCATTACACCCCAGATACTGATCTTAAAAAAAGCTTTTCAGATAGGTGGAAAAAGATCAAAGAGAAGGAATCTTTGAACTTCAACTCCTATGCACTTTATGCTTACGATTCTGTTTGGTTACTTGCCCGTGCTCTAGATGTTCTTCTTAGCGAAGGTGATAATATCTCCTTTTCCTATGACCACAAGTTGAGAGACACAAACGGGAGTAGTCTACATTTGTCAACACTTCGTAGATTTGATCAAGGAGATAAATTACTTCAGATACTAACTACAATGAACTTCACAGGGAGAAGTGGTCAGATTAAATTTGATCTGGAGAGGAATTTGATTAATCcagcatttgaaattttaaacataGGTGGAACAGGTTCACGCAGAATAGGTTACTGGTCAAATCATTCTGGTCTTTCAGTCACAACACCAGAAACTTCATCTATGGAAAATGTGACAAAATCTGCCAACAATCAGCATCTATACGATGTAATATGGCCTGGTGAAACTATTAAAGTTCCTCGGGGATGGGTGTTCCCCAACAATGGGAAGCCTTTGCAAATTGCAGTGCCTTATCGGGTAACTTACAAAGAATTTGTTACAAAAGACAAAGGTCCTATGGGGGTAAAAGGATACTGTATTGATGTCTTTGAAGCTGCAGTGGATCTGTTGCCTTATCCTGTCCCTCGAACATATATACTGTATGGAAATGGTGAAAGAAACCCTAGCTTCAGTAATCTTGTATACGATGTTTCGCAACAT AAATATGATGCAGCCGTGGGGGATATTACCATTGTTACAAATAGGACAAGAATTGTGGACTTTACACAGCCTTACATGGAATCTGGACTGGTTGTGGTTGTTCCAGTTAAAAGAGTAAAATCTTCTGCTTGGGCTTTTCTTAAACCATTTAGTTGGGAAATGTGGTTTGTCACGGgtgctttctttctttttgttggaTCTGTTGTATGGATTCTTGAGCATCGGACTAACAATGAGTTTCGTGGTTCCCCTCGGCAACAACTCATTACAGTCTTCTG GTTTAGTTTCTCAACGATGTTTTTTGCACACA GAGAGAACACTGTTAGCACTCTGGGGCGTCTGGTGCTTATTTTGTGGCTTTTTGTTGTCTTGATTATCAATTCAAGCTACACAGCTAGTTTGACATCAATACTCACAGTGCAGCAACTGTCGTCCCAGATCGAGGGAATAGACAGTTTGGTCTCTAATAATGTACCTATTGGAGTTCAGGATGGATCGTTTGCATTAAACTATCTAATCGACGAGCTCAACATAGCTGTCTCaagaatcaaaatattaaaaacccaGGATGAGTATCTCAATGAGCTCCTTAAAGGTCCAAAAAAGGGTGGTGTAGCTGCCATAGTTGATGAGCTTCCTTACATTCAGCTCTTCTTGTCCAATGTCAATTGTGAATTCAAGACAGTGGGACAGGAATTCACAAGAAGTGGATGGGGATTT GCGTTCCAGAGGGACTCTCCTCTTGCAGTTGACTTATCAACTGCAATTCTTCAACTGTCAGAAAATGGCGATCTACAAAGAATCCACGACAAATGGCTATCAAAAGATACGTGCTCTGCACAAAGCAACCAAGTAGATGACAACCGGCTCTCTCTCAACAGCTTCTGGGGTTTATTTCTCATATGTGGCATTGCATGCTTCGTTTCTCTTATTGTATTTTTCTGTAGAGTTTACTGTCAGTACCTTAGATATGCCCCAGAAGATGCAGATGATGGATTAGAGGACCCTGAATCTGTAGGTTGTGTCAAAGGCACCTCTCGCACCACTAGCTTCAAGGATTTTGTCGATAAGAAAGAGACTGACATTAAAGAAATGCTTAGGCGAAAGAGTAATGATAGCAGGCGTGAATCGCGTGATGGGAAGCAACAAACCTCCCAAAATTCAGACGTGCAACTCAGCTCACCTTCCTGA
- the LOC108223803 gene encoding septum-promoting GTP-binding protein 1 — protein MSRISRRKIRLKTKRAILLRMIALKKCVTSSWKRVVGCLMQFSAHKNNDINNHHHRQLENYSSPASSPPPSLNGAESPSADDDASDLVSIKVCILGDPKIGKTSFLTKYVGREREEGNGMDQMDKIMYVSGARIAFHICEVQGFDNSQSNLQLACKESVAMLFMFDLTSRCTLNSVINWYKEARKWNQSAMPVLVGTKFDDFVQLPLDLQWTIANQARGYAKALNATLFFSSANYNINVNKIFKFIAAKLFNLPWSIERNLTIGEPIIDF, from the exons ATGAGTCGAATTAGCCGAAGAAAAATTCGTCTGAAAACAAAAAGAGCGATTTTGTTGCGGATGATTGCTCTGAAAAAATGTGTGACATCTAGCTGGAAACGGGTTGTTGGTTGTTTGATGCAATTTTCTGCTcataaaaataatgatattaataatcatcatcatcgtcaGCTTGAGAATTATTCGTCTCCGGCTTCTTCTCCTCCCCCTTCGCTGAATGGGGCTGAGTCGCCTAGTGCTGATGATGATGCTTCTGATCTGGTGTCGATTAAAGTGTGCATATTGGGTGATCCCAAGATTGGCAAAACCAGCTTCTTG ACGAAATATGTAGGCAGAGAAAGAGAGGAAGGGAATGGAATGGATCAGATGGATAAAATAATGTACGTTAGTGGAGCTCGGATTGCATTTCACATCTGCGAGGTACAAG GGTTTGATAACTCACAGAGTAACCTTCAACTTGCTTGCAAGGAATCTGTAGCAATGTTGTTCATGTTTGATCTTACAAGTCGGTGTACCTTAAATAG tGTCATTAACTGGTATAAAGAAGCTCGAAAATGGAACCAG AGCGCAATGCCAGTACTAGTCGGAACcaaatttgatgattttgtcCAGTTACCACTAGATCTGCAATGGACAATCGCTAATCAG GCAAGAGGCTATGCAAAGGCACTGAATGCAACGCTATTCTTCTCAAGTGCCAACTACAACATTAACGTGAACAAGATTTTCAAGTTCATTGCTGCCAAGCTCTTCAACTTACCCTGGTCCATAGAGCGTAATTTGACTATTGGAGAGCCGATCATCGATTTTTAG
- the LOC108221806 gene encoding homeobox-leucine zipper protein HDG2, whose product MEMNNNNNVQTGRQGAGPSGVGSSQNQPGIVNQDAAAAAFFGAGFPSYCAAPGGAFVDYNAEYAGGVYAGYGAASAGGSFSNYGASAVSAGGSFSNYGAASAASAGGSFSNYGTAYDASAAGYFGGHDAVDALAAASPGSSSQSYKGSKRHTEQQVVAMNDYFNNNQHPDEEQRKELARRIGLNPGQVNVWFQNKRSQLKKSQRERGKKEAGQIESKKVRAEMEALRLENQKLRAGYPDYEAQRLEIQKLHAENAQIPKLRAENAHLREEAQKRNTSEYAGRGKGPLSQGSNLNPMQVQNIDMSKKRKLPVAGDYPADSINIAAPLRQRVEQLVLSAAEELKVMANVAESWRSPASADNATGRLIFEASGHTATVSIHSKQLLNVLMDVNEWSSTFSAIVARALTLDILSVGEDFNGALQLMTAEYHIPLPLIPKRECYFARYCTKYRAGVWIVVDVSVDDVLPIPGITTCRKRPSGCVIEELPDGTSKVTWIENVCTESNNVSNMCEGILRSGLGFGAKRWMSILHLHCRRSAAAIFPIVPSTDFSNLVTSSNREGRIAILKLSERMVNNCFVGITGPKAGKWTELQGNFGANMKLMSRRVIDEPGLPHGTLLSGSSSFFLPIPPKMVFNFFSSSRQRWEWDMFKMGNEYDLVHHTPLDQEGSSGVTNLEKLLVQESWSDPVASHIVFSLVENQAMNWMINGGDPDYIALVPSGFTIFPVGPVSGTEGSSSGGTLLSLSYQFVISQSQTEDMDARAFHLAQMVRDRCQKIKVALGVVGPNTGTS is encoded by the exons ATGGAGatgaacaacaacaacaacgtGCAAACAGGACGACAAGGAGCAGGCCCAAGCGGAGTTGGTAGCAGCCAGAACCAGCCTGGAATTGTTAATCAGGACGCTGCAGCGGCTGCTTTTTTTGGTGCTGGTTTTCCGAGCTATTGTGCTGCTCCTGGTGGTGCATTTGTTGACTATAATGCTGAGTATGCTGGCGGTGTTTATGCTGGCTATGGAGCTGCTTCTGCCGGTGGTTCCTTTTCCAATTATGGTGCTTCTGCTGTGTCTGCCGGTGGTTCCTTTTCCAATTATGGAGCTGCTTCTGCTGCGTCTGCCGGTGGTTCCTTTTCCAATTATGGTACTGCTTATGATGCGTCTGCCGCTGGTTATTTTGGTGGTCATGATGCTGTTGATGCTTTGGCTGCTGCGTCTCCGGGCTCCTCCTCTCAGTCTTATAAAGGGAGCAAGAGGCACACTGAACAGCAAGTCGTTGCGATGAACGA CTACTTCAACAACAATCAGCACCCTGACGAGGAGCAAAGAAAGGAGCTTGCTAGGAGAATAGGGCTGAACCCTGGACAAGTCAATGTCTGGTTTCAGAACAAGCGCAGTCAACTAAAGAAG AGCCAAAGAGAACGAGGAAAAAAGGAGGCTGGTCAGATAGAGAGCAAGAAGGTCCGCGCTGAAATGGAGGCTCTCCGGTTAGAGAACCAAAAGCTCCGCGCTGGATATCCTGACTATGAGGCTCAACGGTTAGAGATTCAGAAGCTCCATGCTGAAAATGCGCAGATTCCGAAGCTCCGTGCTGAAAATGCGCACCTGCGTGAAGAAGCTCAAAAGAGAAACACATCGGAATACGCTGGTCGGGGTAAAGGACCACTCTCCCAAGGAAGTAACCTCAACCCCATGCAAGTGCAAAATATAGATATG TCGAAAAAGCGTAAATTACCAGTAGCTGGTGATTATCCGGCGGACTCAATCAATATAGCCGCTCCGTTAAGGCAACGAGtggaacaacttgtactttcagcTGCGGAGGAGCTAAAAGTTATGGCTAATGTTGCGGAATCATGGCGGAGTCCGGCCAGTGCTGATAACGCAACTGGGAGGCTAATATTTGAAGCTTCGGGCCATACAGCTACGGTCTCAATCCACTCGAAACAACTGCTTAATGTTCTCATGGATGTT AATGAATGGTCATCCACCTTTTCGGCCATCGTCGCCAGAGCTCTGACACTTGACATTCTAAGTGTTGGAGAAGATTTTAACGGAGCTCTTCAACTG ATGACGGCGGAATATCATATTCCCTTACCATTGATCCCCAAACGCGAATGCTATTTCGCAAGATATTGCACAAAATATCGTGCGGGGGTGTGGATAGTGGTTGATGTTTCCGTAGACGATGTACTCCCCATTCCAGGAATCACGACCTGCCGAAAAAGGCCATCAGGTTGCGTGATAGAAGAATTGCCAGATGGAACTTCAAAG GTTACTTGGATCGAGAACGTATGTACCGAAAGTAATAATGTGAGCAATATGTGTGAAGGCATACTACGTTCGGGTCTGGGATTTGGAGCCAAGAGATGGATGTCAATTCTACATTTACATTGTCGACGTTCTGCAGCTGCGATTTTCCCCATTGTTCCATCAACGGACTTCAGCAATTTAG TTACGTCGTCAAATCGAGAAGGGAGAATCGCGATACTGAAACTCTCAGAGAGAATGGTGAACAACTGCTTTGTTGGGATTACCGGTCCAAAGGCTGGTAAATGGACTGAGTTGCAGGGCAATTTTGGTGCAAACATGAAGTTGATGAGTAGAAGAGTCATCGACGAACCTGGCCTACCACATGGCACCCTGCTAAGTGGTTCCAGCTCTTTTTTTCTACCAATTCCACCTAAAATGGTTTTCAATTTCTTCAGCAGTAGTAGACAACGATGGGAG TGGGACATGTTTAAAATGGGGAATGAATATGATCTGGTACACCACACTCCTCTTGACCAAGAAGGTAGCAGTGGTGTAACC AACCTGGAGAAGCTACTAGTGCAGGAAAGTTGGAGTGATCCAGTAGCATCACATATCGTGTTTAGCCTTGTCGAAAATCAGGCAATGAATTGGATGATAAATGGGGGAGATCCAGATTATATAGCTCTCGTTCCTTCAGGTTTCACCATATTTCCGGTTGGACCTGTATCGGGCACAGAAGGTTCAAGCTCCGGCGGAACTCTTCTCTCACTGTCATATCAATTCGTAATAAGTCAATCTCAGACCGAGGACATGGATGCACGGGCTTTCCACCTCGCACAGATGGTTAGAGACAGATGTCAAAAAATAAAGGTGGCTTTGGGCGTAGTTGGCCCTAACACAGGAACATCTTAG